One window of the Salvelinus alpinus chromosome 13, SLU_Salpinus.1, whole genome shotgun sequence genome contains the following:
- the LOC139537293 gene encoding dicarboxylate carrier UCP2 isoform X2 produces MVGFRPADVPPTAAVKFIGAGTAACIADLFTFPLDTAKVRLQIQGEEKGAAASHGTAVRYRGVFGTITTMVRTEGARSLYSGLVAGLQRQMSFASIRIGLYDSVKSFYTKGSDHVGIGSRLLAGCTTGAMAVALAQPTDVVKVRFQAQASSSGPNRRYHGTMQAYKTIAKEEGMRGLWRGTGPNIARNAIVNCTELVTYDLIKDALLKNTPLTDNLPCHFTSAFGAGFCTTVIASPVDVVKTRYMNSALGQYTSALNCARAMVTKEGPLAFYKGFMPSFLRLGSWNVVMFVTYEQLKRAMMAAR; encoded by the exons ATGGTTGGATTCAGACCTGCTGACGTGCCCCCAACCGCTGCTGTGAAGTTTATCGGTGCTGGAACAGCGGCCTGCATTGCTGACCTATTCACCTTTCCCCTGGACACTGCCAAAGTCCGGCTACAG AtccagggagaggagaaaggtgCAGCAGCTAGTCATGGCACAGCAGTGAGGTATCGGGGCGTGTTtggtaccatcaccaccatggtGCGTACGGAGGGGGCCAGGAGCCTCTACAGCGGGCTGGTAGCAGGGCTCCAGAGGCAGATGAGCTTCGCCTCCATCCGTATCGGCCTCTATGACTCTGTCAAGTCATTCTACACCAAAGGCTCAGACC ATGTAGGGATTGGCAGTCGCCTGCTGGCGGGCTGTACAACTGGAGCCATGGCAGTCGCATTAGCCCAACCCACAGATGTGGTGAAGGTCCGCTTCCAGGCACAGGCTAGTTCCTCTGGGCCAAACCGACGTTACCATGGTACCATGCAGgcctacaagaccatcgccaaggaAGAGGGCATGCGTGGTCTGTGGAGAG GTACTGGCCCAAACATTGCCCGCAATGCTATCGTGAACTGCACTGAGCTGGTTACATATGACCTCATCAAGGACGCGCTTCTTAAAAACACACCCCTGACTG ATAACCTCCCCTGCCACTTCACATCTGCATTCGGTGCAGGATTCTGCACCACTGTGATTGCCTCTCCTGTGGATGTGGTGAAGACGAGATATATGAACTCTGCCCTCGGCCAGTACACCAGCGCCCTCAACTGTGCTCGTGCCATGGTGACCAAGGAGGGACCTCTTGCCTTCTACAAAGG GTTCATGCCCTCTTTTCTACGACTGGGCTCGTGGAACGTGGTGATGTTCGTTACATATGAGCAGCTGAAACGTGCCATGATGGCAGCCCGCTAA
- the LOC139537292 gene encoding dicarboxylate carrier UCP2-like encodes MVGIKPTDLAPTTAVKFVGAGTAACIADLVTFPLDTAKVRLQIQGEAQLGHGAQAVRYRGVFGTITTMVRTEGARSLYSGLVAGLQRQMSFASVRIGLYDSMKQFYTHGSDSASIVTRLMAGCTTGAMAVMFAQPTDVVKVRFQAQVRLADGVKRYNGTMDAYRTIARDEGVRGLWKGCMPNITRNAIVNCCELVTYDIIKELILKYDLMTDNLPCHFTAALGAGFCTTIVASPVDVVKTRFMNSTSGQYSSAMNCAYTMLTKEGPTAFYKGFVPSFLRLASWNIVMFVSYEQIKRAMMRTKTSWESPF; translated from the exons ATGGTTGGAATAAAACCCACAGACCTGGCGCCAACGACGGCTGTCAAGTTTGTTGGTGCAGGCACAGCAGCCTGCATCGCTGACCTTGTGACCTTCCCCTTGGATACTGCCAAAGTCAGACTACAG ATTCAAGGGGAGGCTCAGTTGGGGCATGGGGCCCAGGCTGTGCGGTATCGGGGCGTGTTTGGTACCATCACCACAATGGTGCGTACGGAGGGGGCCAGGAGCCTCTACAGCGGGCTGGTGGCAGGGCTCCAGAGGCAGATGAGCTTCGCCTCTGTCCGTATCGGCCTCTATGACTCCATGAAGCAGTTCTACACTCATGGCTCTGACA GTGCTAGCATCGTTACTCGGCTCATGGCAGGCTGCACCACCGGAGCAATGGCTGTGATGTTTGCTCAGCCCACAGACGTGGTCAAGGTGCGTTTCCAGGCTCAAGTACGTCTGGCTGACGGGGTGAAGAGATACAACGGTACTATGGACGCTTATCGGACCATCGCCCGAGATGAAGGGGTGCGGGGCCTTTGGAAAG GCTGCATGCCGAATATAACGCGCAATGCCATTGTGAATTGTTGCGAGCTGGTCACCTACGACATCATCAAGGAACTTATATTGAAGTATGACCTAATGACAG ATAACCTTCCATGCCACTTCACGGCTGCGCTCGGTGCAGGGTTCTGTACCACCATTGTTGCATCACCAGTAGATGTGGTTAAGACCAGATTCATGAATTCAACGTCAGGCCAGTACAGCAGCGCAATGAACTGTGCCTACACTATGCTGACTAAGGAGGGGCCAACAGCCTTCTACAAGGG GTTTGTGCCCTCCTTCCTGCGACTGGCGTCCTGGAACATTGTGATGTTTGTGTCTTATGAGCAGATCAAGAGGGCTATGATGAGAACAAAGACCTCCTGGGAGTCACCATTctga
- the LOC139537293 gene encoding dicarboxylate carrier UCP2 isoform X1: MVKPLESAGPGCSVMDTAWTLLPNSPVSFLCSLPSVCLVSPCPLCSTQIQGEEKGAAASHGTAVRYRGVFGTITTMVRTEGARSLYSGLVAGLQRQMSFASIRIGLYDSVKSFYTKGSDHVGIGSRLLAGCTTGAMAVALAQPTDVVKVRFQAQASSSGPNRRYHGTMQAYKTIAKEEGMRGLWRGTGPNIARNAIVNCTELVTYDLIKDALLKNTPLTDNLPCHFTSAFGAGFCTTVIASPVDVVKTRYMNSALGQYTSALNCARAMVTKEGPLAFYKGFMPSFLRLGSWNVVMFVTYEQLKRAMMAAR, translated from the exons ATGGTAAAGCCCTTGGAATCTGCAGGCCCTGGATGTAGCGTCATGGACACTGCCTGGACTCTCCTGCCCAATTCTCCAGTGTCATTCCTATGCTCCCTCCCCAGTGTCTGTTTAGTCTCTCCATGTCCCTTATGTTCCACACAGAtccagggagaggagaaaggtgCAGCAGCTAGTCATGGCACAGCAGTGAGGTATCGGGGCGTGTTtggtaccatcaccaccatggtGCGTACGGAGGGGGCCAGGAGCCTCTACAGCGGGCTGGTAGCAGGGCTCCAGAGGCAGATGAGCTTCGCCTCCATCCGTATCGGCCTCTATGACTCTGTCAAGTCATTCTACACCAAAGGCTCAGACC ATGTAGGGATTGGCAGTCGCCTGCTGGCGGGCTGTACAACTGGAGCCATGGCAGTCGCATTAGCCCAACCCACAGATGTGGTGAAGGTCCGCTTCCAGGCACAGGCTAGTTCCTCTGGGCCAAACCGACGTTACCATGGTACCATGCAGgcctacaagaccatcgccaaggaAGAGGGCATGCGTGGTCTGTGGAGAG GTACTGGCCCAAACATTGCCCGCAATGCTATCGTGAACTGCACTGAGCTGGTTACATATGACCTCATCAAGGACGCGCTTCTTAAAAACACACCCCTGACTG ATAACCTCCCCTGCCACTTCACATCTGCATTCGGTGCAGGATTCTGCACCACTGTGATTGCCTCTCCTGTGGATGTGGTGAAGACGAGATATATGAACTCTGCCCTCGGCCAGTACACCAGCGCCCTCAACTGTGCTCGTGCCATGGTGACCAAGGAGGGACCTCTTGCCTTCTACAAAGG GTTCATGCCCTCTTTTCTACGACTGGGCTCGTGGAACGTGGTGATGTTCGTTACATATGAGCAGCTGAAACGTGCCATGATGGCAGCCCGCTAA